One genomic region from Quercus robur chromosome 4, dhQueRobu3.1, whole genome shotgun sequence encodes:
- the LOC126721551 gene encoding putative UDP-rhamnose:rhamnosyltransferase 1, with protein sequence MVRGRLHVVTLPWSAFGHMFPFFQLSLALAKAGVHVSFVSTPRNIQRLPKVPPNLATLIDLVEFPLLTLDNEILPEGAEATVDIPLDNVEHFKIAYDLLQIPFKQFIGNQLPDWIIVDFCAHWAVDIAQEYNVKLVLFTVMSAATAVFLGRPPGYVFLSDQTPTWASPESLTKPPEWVSFPSSVAWREYEAPFVHANLYIKDASGISDAARISKVLCACNALAIRSCKEIEGEYLNLHEKQMGKPVFSVGLLPRPHETTETSKTNDGSWRKIFEWLDKQVPKSFVFVVFGSECKLSKEQVHEIAYGLELSLVPFLWALRRPFWGNDEGDILPFGFSNRISDRGMVCFGWAPQMEILAHPAIGGSLFHSGWGSVIEILQFGHSLIVLPLVYDQSLNASLLVDKDLAVEVERGKDGSFDRDGIAKALRLTMVSEEGKTFRVRARKAAAIFGDENRHQQYYIGRFVEYLKNGE encoded by the coding sequence TTCATGTTTCCTTTGTGTCAACCCCAAGAAACATCCAAAGACTTCCCAAAGTTCCCCCTAATTTAGCAACTCTTATAGATTTGGTGGAGTTTCCATTACTCACACTAGACAATGAGATCTTGCCTGAAGGGGCTGAGGCCACTGTGGATATTCCACTAGACAATGTTGAGCACTTTAAGATTGCATATGATCTCCTGCAAATTCCATTCAAGCAATTCATTGGAAATCAATTGCCAGATTGGATTATTGTAGACTTTTGTGCTCATTGGGCTGTTGATATTGCACAAGAGTATAATGTCAAGCTCGTGCTCTTCACTGTTATGTCTGCTGCAACCGCTGTTTTCTTGGGGAGGCCACCAGgatatgtttttctttctgacCAAACACCAACTTGGGCTTCACCAGAAAGTCTAACAAAGCCGCCTGAGTGGGTTAGTTTTCCATCTTCAGTGGCATGGAGAGAATATGAGGCACCATTTGTACATGCAAACCTATATATAAAAGATGCTTCGGGCATAAGTGACGCTGCAAGGATTTCAAAGGTCCTGTGTGCATGTAATGCGTTGGCTATTCGTAGTTGCAAGGAGATTGAAGGTGAGTACTTGAATTTACACGAGAAACAGATGGGAAAGCCGGTGTTTTCAGTGGGTTTGCTCCCTCGGCCTCATGAAACAACTGAAACATCAAAAACCAATGATGGGTCATGGAGGAAGATCTTTGAATGGCTTGATAAACAAGTTCCAAAGTCATTTGTGTTTGTAGTGTTTGGCAGTGAGTGCAAGCTTAGTAAGGAACAAGTTCATGAGATTGCTTATGGGCTAGAGCTTTCTCTAGTGCCCTTTTTATGGGCACTAAGAAGACCCTTTTGGGGAAATGATGAAGGTGACATTTTGCCTTTTGGTTTTAGCAATCGAATATCTGATAGAGGAATGGTGTGTTTTGGCTGGGCTCCTCAGATGGAAATTTTGGCACACCCAGCGATTGGGGGGTCATTGTTTCATTCTGGGTGGGGATCTGTGATTGAGATATTGCAATTTGGTCATTCTCTTATTGTGTTGCCACTTGTTTATGATCAGTCTCTGAATGCAAGTCTTTTGgtagataaggatttggctgtGGAAGTTGAGAGAGGCAAAGATGGATCCTTTGATAGGGATGGCATAGCCAAGGCTCTGAGATTGACCATGGTGTCAGAGGAAGGAAAGACATTCAGAGTTCGTGCAAGGAAGGCCGCTGCTATATTTGGAGACGAGAATCGACATCAGCAATACTACATTGGTCGGTTTGTTGAGTATTTGAAAAATGGGGAATAA